One Zeugodacus cucurbitae isolate PBARC_wt_2022May chromosome 3, idZeuCucr1.2, whole genome shotgun sequence genomic region harbors:
- the LOC105215273 gene encoding vesicle transport through interaction with t-SNAREs homolog 1A, protein MILLEQYEQQYAVLIAEITSEIAQLKQLKGAERRDLSSKIDGSLAEAHELLEQMTLEIRDIDAALRPSFQNKVSCAQVELKRLQNDYRNAKEAQQKQHMTVLEMGGGDCDYYDDVSIGNDQRQHLLENSERIERTGNRLADGYRVALETEALGAHVLNDLSHQREVLQGARSRLRETNADLGRASRTLNTMMLRALREKAVLYVVGVCFVVAVGVSLYLTFSSSAPTAK, encoded by the exons atgatttTACTTGAACAGTATGAACAGCAATATGCGGTGTTAATCGCGGAAATCACATCTGAAATTGCACAACTAAAACAGTTGAAAGGAG CGGAAAGACGCGATCTGAGTTCCAAAATAGATGGAAGTCTTGCTGAAGCGCATGAACTGTTAGAACAAATGACTTTAGAAATACGCGATATAGACGCAGCATTACGCCCAAGTTTCCAAAATAAAGTCAGTTGCGCACAAGTCGAATTGAAAAGGCTACAAAATGATTATCGTAATGCTAAAGAAGCGCAGCAGAAACAACATATGACGGTTTTAGAGATGGGTGGTGGCGACTGTGACTATTACGATGATGTATCCATAGGCAATGATCAGCGGCAACATTTATTAGAAAATTCGGAACGTATAGAACGCACGGGCAATCGTTTAGCTGACGGATATCGTGTGGCGTTAGAAACAGAAGCTTTGGGTGCACATGTACTTAATGATTTAAGTCATCAACGTGAAGTTTTGCAGGGTGCACGTTCACGTTTGCGGGAAACTAATGCGGATTTGGGACGTGCTTCAAGAACACTGAACACCATGATGTTACGCGCTTTGCGAGAGAAGGCTGTATTATATGTAGTTGGTGTGTGTTTTGTGGTCGCTGTAGGTGTGAGTCTTTACTTGACATTTTCATCAAGTGCTCCTACAGCAAAGTAA
- the Rpn11 gene encoding 26S proteasome non-ATPase regulatory subunit 14 — protein MDRLLRLGGAMPQAAPPTDAPVVDTAEQVYISSLALLKMLKHGRAGVPMEVMGLMLGEFVDDYTVQVIDVFAMPQTGTGVSVEAVDPVFQAKMLDMLKQTGRPEMVVGWYHSHPGFGCWLSGVDINTQQSFEALSERAVAVVVDPIQSVKGKVVIDAFRLINPNMLVLGQEPRQTTSNLGHLQKPSVQALIHGLNRHYYSISINYRKNELEQKMLLNLHKKSWKDGLTLADYNEHCSINESTVQEMLELAKNYNKSLEDEEKMTPEQLAIKNVGKQDPKRHLEEKVDKVMQNNIVQCLGAMLDSIVFK, from the exons ATGGATCGTCTACTACGTTTGGGAGGTGCAATGCCACAAGCTGCACCACCAACAGATGCGCCCGTTGTGGATACCGCTGAACAAGTATACATCTCATCATTGGcgttattgaaaatgttaaaacatGGTCGCGCTGGTGTACCCATGGAAGTGATGGGTTTGATGTTGGGCGAATTCGTCGACGATTACACAGTACAAGTCATCGATGTTTTTGCTATGCCACAAACTGGTACTGGCGTCTCAGTCGAAGCTGTAGATCCAGTGTTTCAAGCGAAAATGTTGGATATGTTAAAACAGACTGGACGCCCAGAAATGGTTGTCGGCTGGTATCACTCACATCCTGGTTTTGGCTGTTGGTTATCCGGTGTGGATATTAATACACAACAGTCATTTGAGGCGCTATCAGAGCGCGCTGTTGCCGTTGTCGTCGATCCGATACAATCGGTTAAGGGCAAAGTAGTTATTGATGCCTTCCGTCTCATCAACCCGAATATGCTTGTACTCGGCCAGGAACCGCGTCAGACCACCTCCAATTTGGGTCATCTGCAAAAACCTTCGGTGCAGGCATTGATACACGGTCTGAATCGGCATTACTACTCAATTAGTATTAATTATCGTAAAAATGAGTTAGAACAAAAGATGCTGTTGAATTTGCACAAAAAATCATGGAAGGATGGACTCACATTGGCCGATTACAATGAACATTGTTCCATCAATGAAAGTACCGTGCAGGAAATGCTCGAATTagccaaaaattataataag TCGCTGGAAGATGAAGAAAAAATGACACCCGAACAATTGGCGATCAAAAATGTGGGCAAACAAGATCCTAAACGGCATTTGGAAGAGAAAGTCGACAAGGTGATGCAAAACAACATTGTGCAATGCCTTGGCGCTATGCTCGATAGTATTGTGTTTAAGTGA
- the LOC105215274 gene encoding retinoid-inducible serine carboxypeptidase, with the protein MRVELICTAILLAICVTATTAKRGYGPGEQDWGFVDVRKGAHMFYWLYYTTANVSTYTERPLAIWLQGGPGASSTGYGNFEELGPLDLYGNYRNHTWVKDMNVLFIDNPVGSGYSYVDSIRYLTKNNNEIALDLVSLMKGFYQQHPEFESVPLHIFCESYGGKMAPEFALELYYAIQRGELRSNLSSVALGDPWTSPIDSVLAWAPLLLQMGVVDQDGYEKISASANKTESLVKQGKWTQATSQWGTTQGVLLRESKGVDFYNIEKPTSGEAYANALLRSNNIVELMYRTMVQYDIDEDRDQILEDLMRGPVQQALNITSPVKWGAQSNPTFSRLSGDFMKPVIHIVEELLDNTDLKVGVFSGQLDLICATPGTVNWIEKMQWNNKSAYLAAPRIGINVERILEGYEKSAGNFTMFWINRAGHMVPADNPAGMGHILRKFTNFG; encoded by the exons atgcGGGTCGAATTAATCTGCACAGCAATTTTACTGGCAATTTGTGTTACGGCCACAACAg CCAAACGCGGCTATGGTCCCGGCGAACAGGATTGGGGTTTCGTCGATGTGCGCAAAGGTGCACACATGTTCTACTGGCTCTACTATACGACGGCTAATGTGAGCACATACACGGAACGTCCTTTGGCGATTTGGTTGCAAGGTGGTCCCGGTGCTTCATCCACGGGTTATGGCAATTTCGAAGAGTTGGGTCCACTGGATTTGTATGGCAATTATCGTAATCACACATGGGTGAAGGATATGAATGTGCTGTTCATTGACAATCCCGTTGGCAGTGGTTACAGTTATGTGGATAGCATACGCTATTTAACTAAGAATAATAATGAGATTGCTTTGGATTTGGTCAGTTTGATGAAAGGTTTCTATCAGCAACATCCCGAATTCGAAAGTGTGCCACTGCATATCTTCTGTGAGAGTTATGGTGGTAAAATGGCGCCTGAATTCGCTTTAGAATTGTATTATGCCATACAACGTGGTGAGTTGCGTAGTAATTTGAGTTCGGTGGCATTGGGTGATCCATGGACTTCACCGATTGATTCAGTGTTGGCTTGGGCgccattgttgttgcaaatg GGCGTTGTGGATCAAGATGGTTATGAGAAGATTTCGGCATCTGCCAATAAAACTGAAAGTCTAGTCAAACAAGGCAAGTGGACGCAAGCCACCAGCCAATGGGGCACTACGCAAGGAGTTTTATTGCGTGAGTCCAAAGGTGTAGACTTTTACAATATTGAGAAACCAACCAGTGGTGAAGCGTATGCCAATGCATTACTGAGAAGTAACAATATTGTGG AATTAATGTACCGTACTATGGTGCAATATGATATAGATGAGGATCGCGATCAAATTTTGGAGGACTTAATGCGTGGACCAGTACAACAGGCCTTAAATATAACGTCTCCTGTAAAATGGGGTGCTCAAAGCAATCCCACTTTCAGCAGATTAAGTGGAGATTTCATGAAACCCGTCATACATAtcg TCGAAGAGCTGCTTGACAACACTGATTTGAAGGTGGGTGTATTCTCCGGGCAATTGGATTTGATTTGTGCTACCCCCGGCACAGTTAACTGGATTGAAAAAATGCAATGGAATAATAAGTCTGCATACTTGGCCGCGCCACGCATAGGCATTAATGTTGAACGCATTTTGGAGGGTTATGAGAAGAGCGCCGGCAATTTCACTATGTTCTGGATCAATCGCGCTGGTCATATGGTGCCTGCGGACAATCCTGCCGGTATGGGACATATTCTAAGGAAATTCACCAACTTCGGTTGA
- the LOC105215270 gene encoding uncharacterized protein LOC105215270, which produces MSDKYAVPNKLPGKTVSILAQRKRRILQDKATLEQKKALKTKRVAGAKRHHKFRRPESFVMNFIKAERTAKRIKQTIRRGNIVDFKEPQKTNEKLLLVMRHAGKKVFDDTTNKILNTLQLSTRHYAVFLRNDKETQVLLKVIEPFVVYGYPSLNTIRELLFKRGFARIDGKKTPIQSNALIEQHLGDKGIICLEDIIHEIYTVGPNFDAVKAFLNSFLLSSPRDGWKNKVSVSFKRGGEYGDRGEAINELIMRCL; this is translated from the exons atgTCGGACAA ATATGCAGTGCCTAATAAGCTGCCAGGCAAAACTGTGTCTATATTGGCGCAGCGTAAACGCCGCATACTCCAAGACAAAGCTACCTTGGAACAGAAGAAAGCTTTGAAAACTAAGAGAGTTGCAGGAGCGAAAAGACATCACAAATTCCGACGCCCAGAATCGTTTGTGatgaattttattaaagcaGAGCGTACAGCAAAACGTATCAAGCAAACAATACGCCGAGGCAACATAGTGGATTTCAAAGAACCACAGAAGACAAATGAAAAATTGCTGTTGGTTATGAGACACGCTGG CAAAAAGGTTTTCGATGACaccacaaataaaattttaaatacattgcaACTGTCTACACGTCACTATGCTGTATTTCTGCGGAATGATAAGGAAACCCAAGTGTTGCTTAAAGTTATAGAACCTTTCGTAGTCTATGGTTATCCATCACTAAACACAATACGTGAATTGCTATTTAAAAGAGGTTTTGCGCGTATCGATGGCAAAAAGACACCTATACAATCTAACGCTCTGATAGAGCAACATCTTGGCGACAAAGGCATAATTTGTTTGGAAGATATCATACACGAAATTTACACAGTAGGCCCCAACTTCGATGCTGTAAAAGCCTTTCTGAACAGTTTTTTG CTTTCTAGTCCACGCGATGGTTGGAAAAACAAAGTTTCCGTGTCATTTAAACGAGGCGGCGAGTATGGCGATCGAGGTGAAGCGATAAATGAACTAATAATGCGTTGCCTGTAA
- the LOC105215271 gene encoding ras-related protein Rab-19 → MATVRIPKQKVILCGDYGVGKSSLFRRFTNNTFVTDTDRKSTLGLDHIDRDYTVGDKQIKLQLWDTGGMERVASVTSSYYKFAEGAILVFAMDNAASFHSLSQHLLDIVTYAENAKIFICGNKSDLAEREPQVSDAEVEAFCEQCHSLISATYKTSCKTPDGVEEMFRDISRILVDANRSKMELQALEQHSFKIDSAAEAETSEENSQCIC, encoded by the exons ATGGCTACGGTACGCATACCTAAACAAAAGGTGATACTTTGCGGCGATTATGGTGTGGGAAAAAGTTCATTATTTCGTCGCTTCACCAACAACACATTTG TAACAGACACAGATCGCAAATCAACATTGGGTTTGGATCATATAGACCGTGACTACACTGTGGGTGATAAACAAATCAAG CTACAATTATGGGACACAGGCGGCATGGAACGTGTTGCATCTGTAACATCGTCTTATTACAAATTCGCTGAAGGTGCCATACTCGTATTCGCCATGGATAATGCCGCCTCATTTCATTCATTGTCACAACACTTATTGGACATTGTCACCTATgccgaaaatgcaaaaatattcatttgtgGCAATAAGAGTGATTTGGCCGAGCGTGAACCACAAGTGAGCGATGCCGAAGTAGAAGCATTTTGCGAACAGTGCCACAGTTTAATTAGTGCTACTTATAAAACATCTTGCAAAACACCGGATGGTGTTGAGGAAATGTTTCGTGATATATCTCGTATACTGGTGGATGCTAATCGCTCTAAAATGGAACTGCAAGCATTGGAACAGCACAGCTTCAAAATTGACTCGGCAGCTGAAGCTGAGACGAGCGAAGAAAATTCACAGTGTATTTGCTAG